One stretch of Methanothrix sp. DNA includes these proteins:
- a CDS encoding DUF4352 domain-containing protein, with protein sequence MKLPPMAMLLLIASMVMSLCVATTPSIVLCINEDKRVSSLPYSSPREDNEFVIVTVAMKNNGYPEYYLSPYDFKIVTEQMVISPREATRSLLELGYKPLNNSVLSPGQSVLGHLVFEVPKEAVNIRFRYYPYRDANVVWCELDAFRGSDTDTTITINTTTRHMLAEIALPSESCDDIIRRLMREAGYLDEQGNLVKRS encoded by the coding sequence ATGAAGTTACCACCTATGGCTATGCTTTTATTAATAGCGAGTATGGTGATGTCATTATGTGTAGCTACCACACCGAGCATTGTCCTTTGCATAAATGAAGACAAAAGAGTAAGCAGCTTGCCTTATTCATCTCCTCGAGAAGATAATGAGTTCGTGATCGTGACTGTTGCAATGAAAAACAATGGATATCCAGAATATTATTTATCTCCATACGATTTTAAGATAGTTACTGAACAAATGGTAATCAGTCCACGTGAAGCAACAAGATCTTTATTGGAGTTAGGATATAAACCCTTAAACAATAGCGTGCTATCACCTGGTCAGTCTGTTCTGGGGCATCTTGTCTTTGAAGTTCCAAAAGAGGCTGTAAATATTCGATTCAGATACTACCCGTATCGAGATGCAAATGTGGTATGGTGTGAACTCGATGCATTTCGTGGATCAGATACAGACACTACTATCACGATCAACACTACGACCCGTCACATGCTTGCAGAAATTGCGTTGCCATCAGAGAGCTGTGATGATATCATCCGACGGCTCATGCGTGAAGCCGGTTATCTGGACGAGCAGGGGAATCTCGTCAAGCGATCATGA
- the bet gene encoding phage recombination protein Bet, whose translation MDVKAACKDAILEWVAEFEDAGFKLVSESEDRIEIAHERGGVIATWNGSAWELSGENAAARDALMKVVARAVDRTSSEDARLAKRNGNGNGGTKSIAVQPPMPEPQELTLETIKKYLCPEATDQEAYIFLQLCRSAGLNPFRREAYLIKYSGKPATMVVGKEAFTKKAERHPAFDGCQAGIIVLNRDGQIERRDGTFKLRDEQLLGGWAKVYRKDRSHPFVAEVSIEEYQKNTPSWQQMPATMIRKVALVQALREAFPSDLGGLYDEAEVAV comes from the coding sequence ATGGATGTAAAGGCAGCATGCAAGGACGCGATCCTGGAATGGGTTGCCGAATTCGAGGACGCCGGCTTTAAGCTCGTGTCCGAGAGCGAGGATCGAATAGAGATCGCGCACGAGCGCGGCGGTGTGATCGCTACATGGAACGGCTCAGCGTGGGAGCTCTCCGGGGAGAACGCTGCTGCGAGAGATGCGCTGATGAAGGTGGTCGCCAGAGCGGTCGATCGCACGTCTTCGGAGGATGCGCGACTCGCTAAGAGGAACGGAAACGGCAACGGTGGAACGAAGAGCATAGCGGTGCAGCCTCCGATGCCGGAACCGCAGGAGCTGACGCTGGAGACGATCAAGAAGTACCTCTGCCCGGAAGCAACGGACCAGGAAGCGTACATCTTCCTGCAGCTCTGCCGGTCCGCCGGTCTGAACCCGTTCCGGAGAGAGGCGTACCTGATAAAATACTCCGGAAAGCCGGCCACGATGGTTGTCGGCAAGGAAGCTTTCACAAAAAAGGCTGAGAGGCATCCTGCGTTCGACGGCTGTCAGGCCGGGATCATCGTTCTGAACCGCGATGGTCAGATCGAGCGGCGGGACGGGACCTTCAAGCTGCGGGACGAGCAGCTTCTCGGCGGCTGGGCGAAGGTCTACCGCAAGGACCGGAGCCATCCGTTCGTCGCTGAGGTCTCGATTGAAGAGTATCAGAAGAACACGCCGAGCTGGCAGCAGATGCCGGCTACGATGATCCGGAAGGTCGCGCTGGTCCAGGCGCTTCGCGAAGCGTTCCCCTCAGACCTCGGCGGATTGTATGACGAAGCAGAGGTAGCCGTATGA
- a CDS encoding Lrp/AsnC family transcriptional regulator: MYELDEIDWRILRILEKRRCLKISDVARDLRDLRSESAIRARIYRLHFTGFIRLNRSIAHGKVYCELSDRALRVLESPGRVAGCRERKWPAEV, translated from the coding sequence ATGTACGAGCTAGATGAGATCGACTGGAGGATCCTGAGGATCCTGGAAAAGCGACGCTGTCTGAAGATATCCGACGTCGCGAGAGATCTCAGGGACCTGCGCTCGGAAAGCGCAATCCGGGCCAGGATCTACAGGCTGCACTTTACTGGGTTTATCAGGCTCAACCGGAGCATTGCGCATGGTAAGGTGTACTGCGAGCTCTCGGACAGGGCTCTCCGTGTTCTGGAGTCGCCTGGGAGGGTTGCCGGATGCAGGGAGAGGAAGTGGCCTGCGGAAGTCTGA